One window from the genome of Mucilaginibacter ginsenosidivorans encodes:
- a CDS encoding type II toxin-antitoxin system PemK/MazF family toxin translates to MYKQGDVIAVHYPLTDKPAKTKLRPAIVVSNEISNQLDNDVLVCPITTKTRDSEFSYALNNDDLSQSLPYGSEVRCNKIMTIRVWEKQIIGKISEVNSQTLSGILHLIKRVF, encoded by the coding sequence ATGTACAAACAAGGGGATGTAATTGCGGTACATTATCCGTTAACCGACAAACCTGCCAAAACCAAACTCCGGCCTGCAATTGTTGTTTCTAATGAGATAAGCAACCAATTGGATAATGATGTCCTGGTTTGCCCGATAACCACAAAAACCCGCGATTCTGAGTTCTCGTATGCTTTAAACAATGACGATCTGTCGCAGTCATTGCCCTACGGTAGTGAAGTGCGGTGCAACAAAATTATGACGATCCGGGTTTGGGAGAAGCAAATTATAGGTAAGATCAGCGAGGTTAATTCTCAAACTTTATCCGGTATCCTTCATTTGATAAAAAGGGTCTTTTGA
- a CDS encoding DUF5686 and carboxypeptidase regulatory-like domain-containing protein encodes MRFTLPAFIFLFICTAASAQVTLSGKITDQSGNSVPFASIYVKTTTKGTSANSEGEYTLKLQPGRYEILYRAVGYKQESRAVDLKTNTVLNITLNAEVYQLSDVTISAKGEDPAYAIIRKAVRRRKAHLNEIKAYTCDVYIKGLQKLVAAPKKFMGADINQIGREIGLDSNRRGIVYLSESQSKLSYKYPGQLHEEMVSSKFSGSNRMFSFNRATDAKVNFYENFQDWQGLSNRPLVSPVSDNALFYYKYKLMGTSTENGVLINKIRVTPKRGHDPCFDGFIYIIDGSWRIYALDLYITSRANINFADTLRINQQFMPVDSNRWLQSSNKFEFSGGLFGFRLKGYFISVYKDYDLNPTFKKHEFNELLNIPQKVNKNDTAFWNRERPIPLTEEERTDYRKKEKLAAKRETKAYLDSLDKATNKVTPTGLVLTGINIIDRYKHAFYHLDPLVTSIQYNTVEGPVLNYGFSYRKQADSNSRKFVSFGAKVRYGFSNHLFNASANTTLPVGNFYLNLGGGTDVVDLNNHEPISPFVNSVYTLFERENYEKLYQKKFLAASLSGRITGGWQASASVEWADRKWLPNTSGYSFFHPGDHAFTSNNPLTQAVDHPLFPQNQSFKVTLRTTYDFSNKYETYPFGRRYLPSEYPTIGLTFTKGIKNIFGSAVDYDLLAADISKQDISLGMYGRTSFFVGAGKFLNANSLYYPDFKQFSGNQVTFYKSGINSFLLLDYYQFSTPDQYIEAHAEHNFSGFITNKIPLIRKLKLQEIVDFNYLSTPQLKNYMELGVGLQYFGFRVMYGTSFNSGSNIKNGLRVGVSF; translated from the coding sequence ATGAGATTTACCTTACCTGCTTTCATTTTTCTATTTATCTGCACAGCTGCATCGGCCCAGGTAACGCTGAGCGGGAAGATCACCGATCAAAGTGGCAATTCGGTTCCCTTTGCAAGTATCTACGTTAAAACCACTACCAAAGGCACTTCGGCAAACAGCGAGGGTGAGTATACACTAAAGCTGCAGCCGGGCAGGTACGAAATTTTATACCGCGCCGTGGGCTATAAGCAGGAAAGCCGCGCCGTCGATCTTAAAACCAATACAGTACTCAATATTACGCTTAATGCCGAGGTATACCAACTAAGCGACGTCACCATCAGCGCTAAAGGCGAGGACCCTGCCTACGCTATTATCCGCAAAGCAGTACGGCGGCGGAAGGCCCACTTAAACGAGATAAAAGCTTATACCTGCGATGTGTATATCAAAGGTTTACAAAAACTTGTTGCCGCACCAAAGAAATTTATGGGTGCAGACATCAATCAAATAGGCCGGGAAATTGGGCTGGACTCCAACCGCAGGGGTATTGTTTACCTGTCCGAATCCCAGTCAAAACTGAGTTATAAATATCCTGGCCAATTACACGAGGAGATGGTATCCTCCAAATTCTCGGGCAGCAACCGCATGTTCAGCTTTAACCGGGCAACTGATGCCAAGGTAAACTTTTACGAAAATTTCCAGGATTGGCAGGGGTTGAGCAACAGGCCGCTCGTTTCGCCGGTGTCGGACAATGCCCTGTTCTACTATAAATATAAACTGATGGGCACCTCTACCGAAAACGGAGTGCTCATTAACAAGATACGTGTTACGCCCAAGCGCGGCCATGATCCCTGTTTCGACGGCTTTATTTATATCATCGACGGCAGCTGGCGCATCTATGCACTCGACCTGTATATTACGAGTCGCGCCAATATCAACTTTGCTGATACGCTGCGCATCAACCAGCAGTTTATGCCAGTCGACTCCAACAGGTGGCTTCAGTCGTCGAACAAGTTCGAATTTAGCGGTGGCCTGTTTGGTTTCAGGCTAAAGGGCTACTTCATATCGGTTTATAAGGATTACGACCTGAACCCAACCTTTAAAAAGCACGAGTTTAACGAATTGCTGAACATCCCCCAAAAAGTCAACAAAAATGACACTGCCTTCTGGAACAGGGAAAGGCCGATACCCCTTACCGAAGAGGAACGCACCGATTACAGGAAAAAGGAAAAGCTGGCGGCGAAAAGGGAAACAAAAGCCTACCTGGATTCATTGGACAAAGCCACTAACAAAGTAACACCAACGGGCCTGGTATTAACCGGCATCAACATCATCGACCGGTATAAGCATGCGTTTTATCACCTTGACCCGCTGGTGACGTCGATACAATACAATACGGTAGAGGGTCCGGTTTTGAATTATGGTTTCAGCTACCGGAAACAGGCAGACAGCAATAGCAGGAAGTTTGTTTCGTTTGGGGCGAAGGTACGGTATGGTTTTTCAAATCATTTATTCAACGCCAGCGCCAATACTACACTGCCCGTGGGCAATTTTTACCTTAATCTTGGCGGAGGAACCGATGTGGTCGACCTGAATAACCACGAGCCGATATCCCCGTTTGTTAATTCAGTTTATACACTGTTCGAGCGCGAAAACTACGAGAAATTATACCAAAAGAAATTCCTGGCCGCATCGCTTTCCGGCAGGATAACCGGCGGATGGCAGGCAAGCGCATCCGTTGAATGGGCCGACAGGAAATGGCTGCCCAATACAAGTGGCTACAGCTTCTTTCACCCCGGCGATCATGCATTTACGTCGAACAACCCTTTGACACAGGCTGTTGATCATCCATTATTTCCGCAAAACCAGTCGTTCAAGGTAACCCTGAGAACCACCTACGATTTCAGCAATAAGTACGAAACTTATCCTTTCGGCCGCAGATATTTGCCATCGGAGTACCCAACCATCGGGTTGACCTTTACCAAAGGCATCAAAAACATCTTTGGCTCCGCGGTGGATTACGACCTGCTTGCGGCTGATATCAGTAAGCAGGACATCAGCCTGGGTATGTACGGGCGTACATCATTCTTCGTCGGCGCGGGTAAATTCCTGAATGCGAACAGCCTGTATTATCCCGACTTTAAACAATTCAGCGGCAACCAGGTAACCTTCTACAAAAGCGGCATCAACAGCTTTTTACTGCTGGATTATTACCAGTTCAGCACACCTGATCAATATATCGAGGCCCATGCAGAGCACAACTTCTCGGGCTTTATTACCAACAAGATACCACTGATACGCAAGCTGAAATTACAGGAGATCGTCGACTTCAATTACCTGTCAACGCCGCAGTTGAAAAACTATATGGAGCTGGGTGTGGGCCTGCAGTATTTTGGTTTCAGGGTAATGTACGGTACGTCGTTCAACAGCGGCAGCAATATTAAGAATGGGTTGAGGGTGGGGGTGAGTTTTTAA